A stretch of the Pongo pygmaeus isolate AG05252 chromosome 16, NHGRI_mPonPyg2-v2.0_pri, whole genome shotgun sequence genome encodes the following:
- the LOC129028687 gene encoding E3 ubiquitin-protein ligase HERC2-like isoform X1 has translation MIYLHAAISHQVDPEFLGLGLGSILLNSLKQTVVTLASSTGVLSTVHSASQAMLQSGWSVLLPTTEKQARALSALLPCAVSGNEVNISPGRRFMIDLLVGSLMAAGGLESALHAAITAEIQDIEAKKEAQKEKEIDEQEANASAFHRNRTPLDKDLINTGICESSGKQCLPLVQLIQQRLSQCERMVSIVLEGLTRRRWEKSDSACEQRLTLAEAKTVRQCCLKMIIQEE, from the exons ATGATATAT ttgcATGCTGCCATTAGTCACCAGGTTGACCCGGAATTCCTTGGTTTAGGTCTGGGCAGCATCCTCCTGAACAGCCTGAAGCAGACGGTGGTGACCCTGGCCAGCAGCACAGGCGTGCTGAGCACCGTGCATTCAGCCTCCCAGGCCATGCTGCAGAGTGGCTGGTCCGTGCTGCTGCCCACCACTGAGAAGCAGGCCCGGGCGCTCTCTGCTCTCCTGCCCTGCGCAG TTTCAGGCAATGAAGTGAACATAAGTCCAGGTCGTCGATTCATGATTGATCTTCTGGTGGGCAGCTTGATGGCTGCTGGAGGGTTGGAGTCAGCCTTACATGCAGCCATTACTGCAGAGATCCAG GATATTGAAGCCAAAAAAGaagcacagaaggaaaaagaaattgatgaaCAGGAAGCAAATGCCTCAGCATTTCATAGAAACAGGACTCCATTGGATAAAGACCTTATTAATACGGGGATCTGTGAGTCTTCTGGCAAACAGTGTTTGCCTCTGGTTCAGCTCATACAACAGCGTCTTAG TCAATGTGAAAGAATGGTGAGCATTGTTTTGGAAGGCCTGActaggaggaggtgggagaagtCAGACTCAGCCTGTGAACAGAGACTAACTTTAGCAGAAGCCAAAACAGTCAGACAGTGTTGTCTAAAAATGATCATTCAAGAAGAGTGA
- the LOC129028687 gene encoding E3 ubiquitin-protein ligase HERC2-like isoform X3, translating into MLQSGWSVLLPTTEKQARALSALLPCAVSGNEVNISPGRRFMIDLLVGSLMAAGGLESALHAAITAEIQDIEAKKEAQKEKEIDEQEANASAFHRNRTPLDKDLINTGICESSGKQCLPLVQLIQQRLSQCERMVSIVLEGLTRRRWEKSDSACEQRLTLAEAKTVRQCCLKMIIQEE; encoded by the exons ATGCTGCAGAGTGGCTGGTCCGTGCTGCTGCCCACCACTGAGAAGCAGGCCCGGGCGCTCTCTGCTCTCCTGCCCTGCGCAG TTTCAGGCAATGAAGTGAACATAAGTCCAGGTCGTCGATTCATGATTGATCTTCTGGTGGGCAGCTTGATGGCTGCTGGAGGGTTGGAGTCAGCCTTACATGCAGCCATTACTGCAGAGATCCAG GATATTGAAGCCAAAAAAGaagcacagaaggaaaaagaaattgatgaaCAGGAAGCAAATGCCTCAGCATTTCATAGAAACAGGACTCCATTGGATAAAGACCTTATTAATACGGGGATCTGTGAGTCTTCTGGCAAACAGTGTTTGCCTCTGGTTCAGCTCATACAACAGCGTCTTAG TCAATGTGAAAGAATGGTGAGCATTGTTTTGGAAGGCCTGActaggaggaggtgggagaagtCAGACTCAGCCTGTGAACAGAGACTAACTTTAGCAGAAGCCAAAACAGTCAGACAGTGTTGTCTAAAAATGATCATTCAAGAAGAGTGA
- the LOC129028687 gene encoding E3 ubiquitin-protein ligase HERC2-like isoform X2, which translates to MIYLHAAISHQVDPEFLGLGLGSILLNSLKQTVVTLASSTGVLSTVHSASQAMLQSGWSVLLPTTEKQARALSALLPCAVSGNEVNISPGRRFMIDLLVGSLMAAGGLESALHAAITAEIQDIEAKKEAQKEKEIDEQEANASAFHRNRTPLDKDLINTGICESSGKQCLPLVQLIQQRLRVSFLLP; encoded by the exons ATGATATAT ttgcATGCTGCCATTAGTCACCAGGTTGACCCGGAATTCCTTGGTTTAGGTCTGGGCAGCATCCTCCTGAACAGCCTGAAGCAGACGGTGGTGACCCTGGCCAGCAGCACAGGCGTGCTGAGCACCGTGCATTCAGCCTCCCAGGCCATGCTGCAGAGTGGCTGGTCCGTGCTGCTGCCCACCACTGAGAAGCAGGCCCGGGCGCTCTCTGCTCTCCTGCCCTGCGCAG TTTCAGGCAATGAAGTGAACATAAGTCCAGGTCGTCGATTCATGATTGATCTTCTGGTGGGCAGCTTGATGGCTGCTGGAGGGTTGGAGTCAGCCTTACATGCAGCCATTACTGCAGAGATCCAG GATATTGAAGCCAAAAAAGaagcacagaaggaaaaagaaattgatgaaCAGGAAGCAAATGCCTCAGCATTTCATAGAAACAGGACTCCATTGGATAAAGACCTTATTAATACGGGGATCTGTGAGTCTTCTGGCAAACAGTGTTTGCCTCTGGTTCAGCTCATACAACAGCGTCTTAG